The segment TATATCAATTAAATTATCAGTTTTAATCTCAGTTTTTGGTGTATTATCATCTAGTAATTCTTTTGATAGTTTTATAATTTCATCAAGATTTTTAGAACGCATCATTCGTCCCTGCTTTATATAGTATGTATCTACTGATAGTTGTGATCCAGGATAGCATGATATAACATCAGTTCCAAGAAGAGCAGCTTCTCTATTCATTGTTCCACCAGCTCCAATTACAAGATCTGCTCGTTTCATTAAACTAAATGTATCAACAGGTGGTTGAATTATATGTACATTTGGTATATCTTTAAATATTTCACCTTGTGTTTTAAATCTTGGAATTATAAGTATTTCTGCTATATCTTTAAGTTCATCTACAATTGGTGTTAGTACTGATTTTGTACAATCAGTGTCAAGATATGATGCAAGTGATGGTTCAGGTCTCATTAGTATTACATGTTTTTTATCTGTTTTTATTGATAATTCATCTAGTATGTCTGGATTATATTTGAAGTCTTCAAGGTGTGTTACTTCACATGTTCCATTATATCGTATTATGTTATTTGGGTTCATTCCAAATTTTATTGTATTCCATACATCAAAGATTTCAGGTATTATTAGCTTATTTACAAGTGGTAGTGTTAGTTTGT is part of the Methanosphaera cuniculi genome and harbors:
- a CDS encoding DUF354 domain-containing protein, producing the protein MKIWIDIVNSPHVRFFNGIIKKLREDGHEVLITARDFSNIHDLLDIFQIKYTSIGDHGVTLEEKLLSSTKRAYELANFIKDKNIDIAITKHSIELPRVAFGLGIPNIFILDNEHAIAANKLTLPLVNKLIIPEIFDVWNTIKFGMNPNNIIRYNGTCEVTHLEDFKYNPDILDELSIKTDKKHVILMRPEPSLASYLDTDCTKSVLTPIVDELKDIAEILIIPRFKTQGEIFKDIPNVHIIQPPVDTFSLMKRADLVIGAGGTMNREAALLGTDVISCYPGSQLSVDTYYIKQGRMMRSKNLDEIIKLSKELLDDNTPKTEIKTDNLIDIIVDTIYKTYDEYHEK